The following are from one region of the Paracoccus sp. S3-43 genome:
- a CDS encoding DUF1285 domain-containing protein, with product MADRGDKAVSAEGIAAAASKASRGGLPPVHLWNPPFCGDLDMEIRADGTWFYQGTPIGRPAMVRLFSTILRREGDRFFLVTPVEKVGIRVVDAPFVAVDADILPDAVAFVTNVGDRVTAGPDHPITLRGTADAPRPYVHVRAGLEALIDRKTFYRLAAAATEDAGRSGIRSGGAFFALEP from the coding sequence ATGGCAGATCGCGGTGACAAAGCTGTGAGCGCCGAGGGCATTGCCGCCGCCGCCAGCAAGGCGTCCAGGGGCGGGCTGCCGCCGGTGCACCTGTGGAACCCGCCCTTCTGCGGCGATCTGGACATGGAAATCCGGGCCGACGGCACCTGGTTCTATCAGGGCACGCCCATCGGCCGCCCGGCGATGGTGCGGCTGTTTTCCACCATCCTCAGGCGCGAGGGGGACCGCTTCTTCCTGGTCACGCCCGTGGAAAAGGTCGGCATCCGCGTGGTGGACGCGCCCTTCGTCGCGGTGGATGCCGACATCCTTCCCGATGCCGTGGCCTTCGTCACCAATGTCGGCGACCGGGTGACGGCGGGACCGGACCACCCCATCACCCTGCGCGGCACGGCCGACGCGCCGCGCCCCTATGTCCATGTCCGCGCCGGGCTGGAGGCGCTGATCGACCGCAAGACCTTCTACCGCCTTGCCGCCGCCGCGACCGAGGATGCGGGCCGCAGCGGCATCCGCTCGGGCGGGGCCTTCTTTGCCTTGGAGCCTTGA
- a CDS encoding TIM barrel protein, translating into MPRFAANLTMLFTELPMLDRFAAAAEAGFEGVEILFPYDIPARDLSRAAIAAGLDFVLMNTPPPNWAGGPRGFAAEPGREDRFRSDFDRALRFAGALRARHIHIMAGYAEGQEARDTFLRNLSWAADRAPHVSLTIEPLNPVDQPGYFLADFDLAADLIGQVGATNLGLQFDAYHAQLITGDAMAVWRRHAGITRHVQIAGVPGRHEPTGGMIDYPAFFAALDQSGYKGWVSAEYNPAGPTAKGLDWLPRPSA; encoded by the coding sequence ATGCCCCGCTTTGCCGCGAACCTGACGATGCTGTTCACCGAACTGCCGATGCTCGACCGATTCGCCGCCGCCGCCGAGGCGGGCTTCGAAGGGGTCGAGATCCTGTTCCCCTATGACATCCCCGCCCGCGACCTGTCCCGCGCCGCCATCGCCGCCGGGCTGGACTTCGTGCTGATGAACACGCCGCCCCCGAACTGGGCCGGCGGCCCGCGCGGCTTTGCCGCCGAGCCGGGGCGAGAGGACCGGTTCCGCAGCGATTTCGACCGTGCGCTGCGCTTTGCCGGGGCGTTGCGGGCGCGCCATATCCACATCATGGCGGGCTATGCGGAAGGCCAGGAGGCGCGCGACACCTTCCTGCGCAACCTGTCCTGGGCGGCGGATCGCGCGCCCCATGTCAGCCTGACGATCGAGCCGCTGAACCCCGTCGACCAGCCGGGCTATTTCCTGGCCGATTTCGACCTGGCCGCCGACCTGATCGGTCAGGTCGGCGCGACCAATCTGGGGCTGCAATTCGACGCCTATCACGCGCAACTGATCACCGGCGACGCGATGGCCGTCTGGCGCAGGCACGCGGGAATTACCCGCCATGTCCAGATCGCGGGCGTTCCGGGACGCCACGAACCCACGGGCGGGATGATCGACTATCCGGCGTTCTTCGCCGCGCTCGATCAGTCGGGCTACAAGGGCTGGGTCAGCGCGGAATACAATCCCGCCGGCCCGACGGCCAAGGGGCTGGACTGGCTGCCGCGTCCGTCCGCCTGA
- a CDS encoding neutral zinc metallopeptidase, whose protein sequence is MQWRGRRGSGNIEDRRGMGAAGAGGVGVVGMLAILAVGYFFGIDISPIVEGLDQGQSQQGRPLTEEDQQWGEFVSVTLADTEEVWATVLPEQAGVDYADPTLVLFSGVVRSACGGASSAMGPFYCPGDRKVYLDTDFFDMMASRMGAGGDFAYAYVIAHEIGHHVQNLTGTLGKVNRLRGQVSERNANQISVLTELQADCYAGIWARHAEQRFGSLEEGDLQEAMGAAQAVGDDVIQANAGRTPVPDSFTHGSAAQRQEWLMRGFNSGDMAQCDTFGAAAGR, encoded by the coding sequence ATGCAATGGCGTGGACGGCGCGGCAGCGGCAATATCGAGGATCGGCGCGGCATGGGCGCCGCCGGGGCGGGCGGGGTCGGCGTCGTGGGGATGCTGGCGATCCTGGCGGTCGGCTATTTCTTCGGCATCGACATCAGCCCCATCGTCGAGGGGCTGGACCAGGGCCAGTCCCAGCAGGGCCGCCCTCTAACCGAGGAGGATCAGCAATGGGGCGAATTCGTCTCGGTCACGCTGGCCGATACCGAGGAGGTCTGGGCCACGGTCCTGCCGGAACAGGCGGGGGTCGATTATGCCGACCCGACGCTGGTGCTGTTCAGCGGCGTGGTGCGGTCGGCCTGCGGGGGCGCGTCCTCGGCGATGGGACCGTTCTATTGTCCCGGCGACCGCAAGGTCTATCTGGACACCGACTTTTTCGACATGATGGCCAGCCGCATGGGCGCGGGCGGCGATTTCGCCTATGCCTATGTCATCGCGCATGAAATCGGCCACCATGTCCAGAACCTGACCGGCACGCTGGGCAAGGTGAACCGCCTGCGCGGCCAGGTCAGCGAACGGAACGCCAACCAGATCTCGGTGCTGACCGAGTTGCAGGCGGATTGCTATGCGGGCATCTGGGCGCGCCATGCCGAGCAGCGCTTCGGCAGCCTAGAGGAAGGCGACCTGCAAGAGGCGATGGGCGCGGCCCAGGCGGTGGGCGATGACGTGATCCAGGCCAATGCCGGGCGCACCCCGGTTCCCGACAGCTTCACCCATGGCAGCGCCGCGCAGCGTCAGGAATGGCTGATGCGCGGCTTCAATTCCGGCGACATGGCCCAATGCGACACCTTCGGGGCCGCCGCGGGGCGGTAG
- a CDS encoding type II toxin-antitoxin system RatA family toxin, with product MPHHQDSRDLPYSARQMFDLVADIESYPQFLPWNSAARIRSRETRPDGAEEIAADLVISFKVFRERFGSRVVLWPADPETGALKIDTEYLDGPFRHMRSGWVFTDRPGGGCHVDFFVDFEFKNLILQKLIGVVFHEAMVRIVRAFENRAKVLYGAA from the coding sequence TTGCCCCACCACCAGGATTCCCGCGACCTTCCCTATAGCGCCCGGCAGATGTTCGACCTGGTGGCCGATATCGAAAGCTATCCCCAGTTCCTGCCATGGAACAGCGCCGCCCGCATTCGGTCGCGCGAAACACGCCCCGACGGGGCCGAGGAGATCGCGGCCGATCTGGTGATCAGCTTCAAGGTGTTCCGCGAACGCTTCGGCAGCCGCGTGGTGCTGTGGCCCGCCGACCCCGAAACCGGCGCGCTGAAGATCGACACCGAATATCTGGACGGGCCGTTCAGGCACATGCGCAGCGGCTGGGTCTTCACCGACCGGCCCGGCGGCGGCTGTCATGTGGATTTCTTCGTGGATTTCGAATTCAAGAACCTGATCCTGCAAAAGCTGATCGGCGTCGTCTTCCACGAAGCGATGGTCCGCATCGTCCGCGCCTTCGAGAATCGGGCAAAGGTGCTTTACGGCGCCGCCTGA
- a CDS encoding VOC family protein: MAVISGDGVFSHVFIGASDTDASARFYDAALGALGVKNLGPFGNGWILYGRDKPAFIIARPGNGQAPSSNGVTIGFTAKTTDEVDAFHAAGLANGGTDEGAPGARSHLPGAYAAYLRDPAGNKVCTYTFTDGN, translated from the coding sequence ATGGCTGTGATCTCTGGTGACGGCGTCTTTTCGCATGTCTTTATCGGTGCTTCAGACACCGATGCGTCGGCAAGGTTCTATGACGCGGCCCTGGGCGCGCTTGGCGTGAAGAACCTCGGGCCGTTCGGCAACGGCTGGATTCTCTATGGCAGGGACAAACCGGCCTTCATCATCGCGCGCCCCGGCAACGGCCAGGCCCCGTCCAGCAACGGCGTGACCATCGGCTTCACCGCGAAAACCACGGACGAGGTGGATGCCTTCCATGCGGCGGGCCTTGCCAATGGCGGCACGGACGAGGGTGCGCCGGGTGCGCGCAGCCACCTGCCGGGGGCCTATGCCGCCTATCTGCGCGATCCGGCGGGCAACAAGGTGTGCACCTATACCTTTACCGACGGCAACTGA
- the metK gene encoding methionine adenosyltransferase codes for MTEYSLFTSESVSEGHPDKIADQISDAILDAILAEDPRARVACETMVKTGVAIISGEISTNAWVDLESIVRGVINDIGYTSSDVGFDGSTCSVINIIGKQSPEINQGVDRDNLEDQGAGDQGLMFGYASDETDVLMPAPITYAHRLVERQAKVRRDGTLKWLRPDAKSQVTLRYGADGRPEGIDAVVLSTQHNPEITLSDLREAVIEEIIKPVLPAEWLSDSTKYFINPTGKFVIGGPVGDCGLTGRKIIVDSYGGMARHGGGAFSGKDPSKVDRSAAYAGRWVAKNIVAAGLARRCEIQISYAIGEAQPTSISLNTFGTETVPHDRIVAAVRQVFDLRPFAIIRDLDLLHPIYRPTASYGHFGRQPYQLNRGTAFSWERTDRADDLKAALT; via the coding sequence ATGACCGAATATTCGCTGTTCACCTCGGAATCCGTGTCCGAGGGCCATCCCGACAAGATCGCCGACCAGATCAGCGACGCGATCCTCGACGCCATCCTGGCCGAGGATCCGCGCGCCCGCGTCGCCTGCGAAACCATGGTCAAGACCGGGGTCGCCATCATCTCGGGCGAGATCTCGACCAATGCCTGGGTCGATCTGGAAAGCATCGTCCGCGGCGTCATCAACGACATCGGCTATACCTCGTCGGATGTCGGCTTCGACGGGTCGACCTGCTCGGTCATCAACATCATCGGCAAGCAGTCGCCCGAGATCAACCAGGGCGTCGACCGCGACAACCTGGAAGACCAGGGCGCGGGCGACCAGGGGCTGATGTTCGGCTATGCCTCGGATGAAACCGACGTGCTGATGCCGGCGCCGATCACCTATGCGCATCGGCTGGTCGAACGGCAGGCCAAGGTCCGCCGCGACGGCACGCTGAAATGGCTGCGCCCGGACGCCAAGTCGCAGGTGACGCTGCGCTATGGCGCCGATGGCCGCCCCGAGGGGATCGACGCGGTGGTGCTGTCCACCCAGCACAACCCCGAGATCACCCTGTCGGACCTGCGCGAGGCGGTGATCGAGGAGATCATCAAGCCCGTCCTGCCCGCCGAATGGCTGTCCGACAGCACGAAATATTTCATCAACCCCACCGGCAAGTTCGTGATCGGCGGGCCGGTCGGCGATTGCGGGCTGACCGGGCGCAAGATCATCGTCGACAGCTATGGCGGCATGGCGCGCCATGGCGGCGGCGCGTTTTCCGGCAAGGATCCCTCCAAGGTGGACCGCTCGGCGGCTTACGCGGGCCGCTGGGTCGCCAAGAACATCGTCGCCGCCGGTCTGGCGCGGCGCTGTGAAATCCAGATCAGCTATGCCATCGGCGAGGCGCAACCGACCTCGATCAGCCTGAACACCTTCGGAACCGAAACCGTGCCCCATGACAGGATCGTCGCGGCCGTGCGGCAGGTGTTCGACCTGCGCCCCTTCGCGATCATCCGCGACCTGGACCTGTTGCATCCGATCTATCGCCCGACCGCCAGCTATGGCCATTTCGGGCGCCAGCCTTACCAGTTGAACCGGGGCACCGCCTTCAGCTGGGAGAGGACCGACCGGGCCGATGACCTGAAGGCCGCGCTGACCTGA
- a CDS encoding WHG domain-containing protein: MSKHDYIMKGLGLHGQAVVAALELMTDLGRSGPGLEQVASRIGADPATLRKIFPDDDSLLFAVVEQALMRLMDSCTKAVVKVDPDDAVGQFLALGRAFIRWAADHRVQFRMIVAHPKLNAGQVPELRRYLDSLINLMTRMLERARDTGRLRDNEDIPMLVLSSRIFASGLAQMVADGRTDSWFPARTPHEAAEQALEDFVKRIARASAPRPRLRR, encoded by the coding sequence ATGAGCAAGCATGACTACATCATGAAGGGGCTGGGCCTGCACGGCCAGGCGGTCGTCGCGGCACTGGAGCTGATGACAGACCTGGGCAGGTCCGGTCCCGGTCTGGAGCAGGTGGCCAGCCGGATCGGCGCCGATCCGGCCACTCTGCGCAAGATCTTTCCCGACGATGACAGCCTGCTGTTCGCCGTGGTGGAACAGGCCCTGATGCGGCTGATGGATTCCTGCACCAAGGCGGTGGTCAAGGTCGACCCCGACGATGCGGTCGGGCAATTCCTGGCGCTTGGCCGAGCCTTTATCCGCTGGGCCGCCGATCACCGCGTCCAGTTTCGGATGATCGTCGCACATCCCAAGCTGAATGCCGGGCAGGTTCCCGAACTGCGCCGCTATCTGGATTCCCTCATCAACCTGATGACCCGGATGCTGGAACGCGCCCGCGATACCGGCCGCCTGCGCGACAACGAGGATATTCCCATGCTGGTCCTGTCGTCGCGCATCTTCGCCTCGGGGCTGGCGCAGATGGTGGCCGACGGCCGGACCGATTCCTGGTTTCCGGCCCGCACCCCGCATGAGGCGGCGGAACAAGCGCTTGAGGATTTTGTCAAGCGGATCGCCCGTGCCTCGGCCCCACGGCCCCGGCTCCGGCGCTGA
- the typA gene encoding translational GTPase TypA: MDIRNIAIIAHVDHGKTTLVDQLLRQSGSFRENQAVAERAMDSNDIERERGITILAKATSVEWKGTRINIVDTPGHADFGGEVERILSMVDGVCLLVDAAEGPMPQTKFVTSKALALGLRPIVVLNKVDKPAAEPDNALNDVFDLFANLGASDEQLDFPHVYASGIGGWADETLDGPRKDMSALFDLILSHVQPPRQIARVDEPFQMLATTLSADPFLGRLLTGRVEAGRAKAGDTVKALSRDGERIEQFRISKVLAFRGLTQTPIDEAQAGDIVTLAGMSKATVADTIAALEVDTALPAQPIDPPTISVTFGINDSPLAGQDGKKVQSRVIRERLMREAEVNVAIKVEDTPGGDAFIVSGRGELQMGVLIENMRREGFELSISRPRVIFREEDGQRLEPVEEVIIDVDDDYTGVVIEKLTGDRKGEMVDMRPAGHGKTRIVAHVPSRGLIGYHGEFMTDTRGNGVLNRIFHGWTPYKGAIQGRRQGVLISMENGVSVAYALWNLEERGKMFIGAQEQLYTGMIIGEHSRDNDLEVNPLKGKKLTNVRASGTDEAVRLTPPVRMSLEEGIAYINDDELVEVTPKNIRLRKRYLDPHERKRQARADA, encoded by the coding sequence ATGGATATCCGCAACATCGCCATCATCGCTCACGTTGACCACGGCAAGACGACGCTGGTCGACCAGCTGTTGCGCCAGTCGGGGTCGTTCCGGGAAAACCAGGCCGTCGCCGAACGCGCTATGGACAGCAACGACATCGAGCGTGAGCGCGGCATCACCATCCTGGCCAAGGCGACCAGCGTCGAATGGAAGGGCACGCGGATCAATATCGTGGACACGCCCGGCCACGCCGATTTCGGCGGCGAGGTCGAACGCATCCTCTCCATGGTCGATGGCGTCTGCCTGCTGGTCGATGCCGCCGAAGGGCCGATGCCGCAGACGAAATTCGTCACCTCGAAGGCCCTGGCGCTTGGCCTGCGCCCCATTGTGGTGCTGAACAAGGTGGACAAGCCCGCCGCCGAACCGGACAATGCGCTGAACGACGTGTTCGACCTGTTCGCGAACCTGGGCGCCAGCGACGAGCAACTGGATTTCCCGCATGTCTATGCCTCGGGCATCGGCGGCTGGGCCGATGAGACGCTGGACGGTCCGCGCAAGGACATGTCGGCGCTGTTCGACCTGATCCTGTCCCATGTCCAGCCGCCCAGGCAGATCGCCCGCGTGGACGAACCCTTCCAGATGCTGGCGACCACGCTGTCCGCCGACCCGTTCCTGGGCCGCCTTCTGACCGGCCGGGTCGAGGCGGGCCGCGCCAAGGCGGGCGACACCGTCAAGGCCCTGTCCCGCGACGGCGAACGGATCGAGCAGTTCCGCATCAGCAAGGTGCTGGCCTTCCGCGGCCTGACCCAGACCCCGATTGACGAGGCCCAGGCCGGCGACATCGTGACCCTGGCGGGCATGTCCAAGGCCACCGTGGCCGACACCATCGCCGCGCTGGAGGTGGACACCGCGCTGCCCGCCCAGCCCATCGACCCGCCCACCATCAGCGTGACCTTCGGCATCAACGACAGCCCGCTGGCGGGCCAGGACGGCAAGAAGGTCCAGTCGCGTGTGATCCGCGAACGCCTGATGCGCGAGGCAGAGGTGAACGTGGCGATCAAGGTCGAGGATACGCCCGGCGGCGATGCCTTCATCGTCTCGGGCCGGGGCGAATTGCAGATGGGCGTGCTGATCGAGAACATGCGCCGGGAAGGGTTCGAGCTGTCGATCAGCCGCCCCCGCGTGATCTTCCGCGAGGAAGACGGCCAGCGGCTTGAACCCGTCGAGGAAGTCATCATCGACGTGGACGACGACTATACCGGCGTGGTGATCGAAAAGCTGACCGGCGACCGCAAGGGCGAGATGGTGGACATGCGCCCGGCGGGCCATGGCAAGACCCGGATCGTCGCGCATGTCCCCTCGCGCGGGCTGATCGGATACCATGGCGAATTCATGACCGACACGCGCGGCAACGGCGTGCTGAACCGCATCTTCCACGGCTGGACCCCCTACAAGGGCGCGATTCAGGGCCGCCGCCAGGGCGTGCTGATCAGCATGGAGAACGGCGTCTCGGTCGCCTATGCGCTGTGGAACCTGGAAGAACGCGGCAAGATGTTCATCGGCGCGCAGGAACAGCTGTATACCGGCATGATCATCGGCGAACATTCCCGCGACAACGACCTGGAAGTGAACCCGCTGAAGGGCAAGAAGCTGACCAACGTCCGCGCGTCCGGCACCGACGAGGCCGTGCGCCTGACGCCGCCGGTGCGCATGTCGCTGGAAGAGGGCATCGCCTATATCAATGACGACGAACTGGTCGAGGTGACGCCCAAGAACATCCGCCTGCGCAAGCGTTACCTGGATCCGCACGAACGCAAGCGGCAGGCGCGGGCCGACGCGTAA
- a CDS encoding MoxR family ATPase: protein MASDENLVTKVEQLGQTLADARASIERRFVGQHQVVEQVLAAILSGGHALLVGQPGLGKTMLVDTLSTVLGLDSQRIQFTPDLMPADILGSEVLDALPHGSRAFRFIEGPVFTQLLMADEINRASPRTQSALLQAMQEREVTISGQHRPLGRPFHVLATQNPIEQEGTYPLPEAQLDRFLLQIDVDYPDRDTERAILLATTGVEDARAHAAFDADGLIAAQRLIRQMPVGEGVVDSILDLVRACRPGGPESAAFLGDALIWGPGPRAAQALMLVTRARAVLKGRFAPTLEDVEAMAAPVLRHRMALSFAARARGETVDGVIARLLGDRFGARAAA, encoded by the coding sequence ATGGCTTCGGATGAGAATCTGGTGACGAAGGTCGAACAGCTTGGGCAGACCCTTGCCGATGCCCGCGCCAGTATCGAGCGGCGCTTCGTCGGACAGCACCAGGTGGTCGAACAGGTGCTGGCGGCGATCCTGTCGGGGGGCCATGCGCTGCTGGTGGGCCAGCCGGGCCTGGGCAAGACGATGCTGGTCGACACGCTGTCCACCGTCCTGGGCCTGGACAGCCAGCGGATCCAGTTCACCCCCGACCTGATGCCCGCCGACATCCTGGGATCCGAGGTTCTGGACGCGCTGCCCCACGGATCGCGCGCCTTCCGGTTCATCGAAGGCCCGGTCTTCACCCAGCTTCTGATGGCGGATGAGATCAACCGGGCGTCTCCCCGTACGCAATCCGCCCTGCTGCAAGCCATGCAGGAACGCGAGGTGACGATCAGCGGCCAGCACCGCCCGCTGGGCCGACCGTTCCACGTTCTGGCCACCCAGAACCCCATCGAGCAGGAGGGCACCTATCCGCTGCCCGAGGCGCAGCTGGACCGCTTCCTGTTGCAGATCGACGTGGATTATCCCGACCGCGACACCGAACGCGCGATCCTGCTGGCGACGACCGGGGTCGAGGACGCGCGCGCCCATGCCGCCTTCGACGCCGATGGCCTGATCGCCGCGCAGCGCCTGATCCGGCAGATGCCGGTGGGCGAGGGGGTGGTGGACTCGATCCTGGATCTGGTCCGCGCCTGCCGACCCGGCGGGCCGGAATCGGCGGCGTTCCTGGGCGATGCGCTGATCTGGGGGCCGGGGCCGCGCGCGGCGCAGGCGCTGATGCTGGTCACCCGCGCCCGCGCGGTGCTGAAAGGCCGCTTCGCGCCCACGCTGGAGGATGTCGAGGCGATGGCCGCCCCCGTCCTGCGCCACCGCATGGCCCTGTCCTTCGCCGCCCGCGCGCGGGGCGAGACGGTCGATGGCGTGATTGCCCGCCTGCTGGGCGACCGCTTCGGCGCGCGGGCGGCGGCATGA
- a CDS encoding disulfide bond formation protein B: MDGQRLSLLAGAGSVALLVAALGFQAAGYAPCELCILQRWPHVAAAVIAALIWWTGRVRGLAVLGMVAAGVAMGLAIYHTGVELSLWQGPTHCSGTIGNLATMSAEDLMTRLQSAPVVRCDEVAWRFLGLSMAGWNAVFSAMLAVVWGVAAKRA, from the coding sequence ATGGATGGACAACGACTTTCCCTGCTGGCCGGGGCCGGATCGGTGGCGCTGCTGGTCGCGGCGCTCGGCTTTCAGGCGGCGGGCTATGCCCCCTGCGAATTGTGCATCCTGCAACGCTGGCCCCATGTGGCGGCGGCCGTCATCGCCGCGCTGATCTGGTGGACCGGCCGGGTGCGCGGGCTTGCGGTGCTGGGCATGGTCGCCGCCGGGGTCGCCATGGGCCTTGCCATCTATCACACCGGGGTCGAACTGTCGCTGTGGCAAGGCCCGACGCATTGTTCCGGCACCATCGGCAACCTTGCCACCATGAGCGCCGAGGATCTGATGACCCGCCTGCAATCGGCCCCCGTGGTGCGCTGCGACGAGGTTGCCTGGCGCTTCCTGGGCCTGTCGATGGCCGGCTGGAACGCGGTCTTTTCCGCCATGCTGGCGGTGGTCTGGGGGGTGGCGGCGAAACGGGCATAA
- the ahcY gene encoding adenosylhomocysteinase: MTDYIIRDIALADFGRKELDIAETEMPGLMALRAEYGASKPLAGARIAGSLHMTIQTAVLIETLAALGAEVRWASCNIYSTQDHAAAAIAASGVPVFAIKGETLAEYWAYTDRIFQFPEGTCNMILDDGGDATLYVLLGARVEAGETGLIDVPTSEEEEALFAQIRRRIAETPGWFTRQRDAIKGVSEETTTGVHRLYDLHKRGLLPFPAINVNDSVTKSKFDNKYGCKESLVDGIRRATDVMMAGKVAVVCGYGDVGKGSAASLAGAGARVKVTEVDPICALQAAMDGFEVVLLEDVAATADIFVTTTGNRDVIRIEHMRAMKDMAIVGNIGHFDNEIQVAALKNHRWTNIKDQVDMIEMPSGNRIILLSQGRLLNLGNATGHPSFVMSASFTNQVLAQIELWTKGEDYAPGVYILPKALDEKVARLHLDRIGVKLTELSPQQADYIGVTPEGPFKSDHYRY; this comes from the coding sequence GTGACCGATTACATCATCCGCGACATCGCCCTGGCCGATTTCGGCCGCAAAGAGTTGGACATCGCCGAAACGGAAATGCCCGGCCTGATGGCCCTGCGCGCGGAATACGGCGCGTCGAAACCGCTGGCGGGCGCGCGCATCGCCGGCAGCCTGCACATGACCATCCAGACCGCCGTGCTGATCGAGACGCTGGCGGCGCTTGGCGCCGAGGTCCGCTGGGCGTCGTGCAACATCTATTCGACCCAGGACCATGCCGCCGCGGCCATCGCCGCATCCGGCGTGCCGGTCTTCGCCATCAAGGGCGAGACGCTGGCCGAATACTGGGCCTATACCGACCGGATCTTCCAGTTCCCGGAAGGCACCTGCAACATGATCCTGGACGATGGCGGGGATGCCACCCTGTATGTCCTGCTGGGCGCGCGGGTCGAGGCGGGGGAAACCGGCCTGATCGACGTGCCGACCAGCGAGGAGGAAGAGGCCCTGTTCGCCCAGATCCGCCGCCGGATCGCCGAGACGCCGGGCTGGTTCACCCGGCAGCGCGACGCGATCAAGGGCGTTTCCGAGGAAACCACCACCGGCGTCCATCGCCTGTATGACCTGCACAAGCGCGGCCTGCTGCCCTTCCCGGCGATCAACGTCAATGACAGCGTGACGAAATCGAAATTCGACAACAAGTATGGCTGCAAGGAATCGCTGGTCGACGGGATCCGCCGCGCCACCGACGTGATGATGGCGGGCAAGGTCGCGGTCGTCTGCGGCTATGGCGACGTGGGCAAGGGGTCGGCCGCGTCGCTGGCAGGCGCGGGCGCGCGGGTCAAGGTGACCGAGGTCGATCCGATCTGCGCCCTGCAAGCCGCGATGGACGGGTTCGAGGTGGTCCTGCTGGAGGACGTGGCCGCCACCGCCGACATCTTCGTCACCACCACCGGCAACCGCGACGTGATCCGCATCGAGCATATGCGGGCCATGAAGGACATGGCCATCGTCGGCAATATCGGCCATTTCGACAACGAGATTCAGGTCGCCGCGCTGAAGAACCACAGATGGACCAACATCAAGGACCAGGTGGACATGATCGAGATGCCCTCGGGCAACCGCATCATCCTGCTGTCGCAGGGCCGGCTGCTGAACCTGGGCAATGCCACCGGCCATCCCAGTTTCGTGATGTCGGCCAGCTTCACCAATCAGGTGCTGGCGCAGATCGAGCTGTGGACCAAGGGCGAGGACTATGCCCCCGGCGTCTATATCCTGCCCAAGGCGCTTGACGAAAAGGTCGCGCGCCTGCATCTGGACCGGATCGGCGTCAAGCTGACCGAACTGTCGCCCCAGCAGGCCGACTATATCGGCGTGACGCCCGAAGGCCCTTTCAAATCAGATCATTACCGGTATTGA